In the Dolichospermum flos-aquae CCAP 1403/13F genome, TGCGATTAGCACCACTTTACCAACAAGATAGAGAACTAGCTAAACAAGAGGGATTACAAGAAGGACTGCAAAAAGAAAAACGTCTAATTATCCGGCAATTAAATCGTCGAATTGAGGAAATTGACTCATTATTAATTCAAAAAGTTCAAGAGTTAACTGTTGAAAAACTTGAAGAATTAGGAGAAGCTTTGTTAGATTTTACTTCAGTTACAGATTTAGAAACTTGGCTGCAACATAATTCAATTAATTAGCTGCAACGTCCTAATTTTTCTGCACTATTAACAATAGCGATCGCTCTGCCCATTGTATCTTATTTTCTGGGTAATGCTTAGGGTGAAGGATGCGATAGCGAAGCGCTGCTGCAAGCAGTTCGCTATCTATCTACCTAACTTAATTATGAGATTTAAAATAGATAATCAAACCAAAACATTTGATTAATTAGTTTCCTATATTTAGGTTATAGCACAAACAGACGTAAAGACTTGTTTTGCTGTTAATTGTAAATTGGGAAAGATTGAGGAAACCAGTTTATCGTTGTTTTGAAACAATCGCTTTTGATATTCGTCTTCTACTAACGTACAAATTGTAATTGTTGGCTGCTTGGTTTTGCCAATATATTCTCTACCACCAATGCCTAAATAATCTACAATCCAATATTCAGGAATAGCTAATAGGGCATAATCTTCAACTTTGCGAGCATAATCATTTTGCCAGTTTGTGCTGACAACTTCAGCAATTAGTTTAATTGATTTTCCTGATGTAATTACAGGTTCTTGTTGCCATAATGGTTCATTGATTAGTTGTGTTTGGTCTAATATGATCACATCGGGACGAAAGGCTGTGTTTGTTCCCAGTAGTTTGATCAAGCAGCGATGGGGGATAAAGTATGGTAAATCATAATGATCAATTTCCACATTCAGTTTTCTGCCAATGAAAGATGATACCTGTTCATGTGGTCCTGTGGGTTCCATCTCGATTAATTCCCCATCAATAAGTTCATAGGGATAGCTGTCACCATATTGAGTAATAAATTCATCAGATGTAATTAATTTTAGGGTTGATTGTACCATTATTATTTTTCTAGCTGTATCTTATTTTCTGGGTGATTCTTAGGGTGAAAGTTGCGATAGCGAAGCGCTGCTGCAAGCAGTTCGCTATATAGCTGATTTAATTATTTAATTTTCACTCTTAATGTCTGATATCTACAATTATGCCACAATAGCGAGATTAGGTAAAAGCATTAGGAGTTTTAGTTGTGGAGTCCCCCCAAAAAACATCATACCAACCAGCCGCAATAGAGGAAAAATGGCAACAAACATGGTTAGAACTTGGCTTAGATAAAACCCCTCAAGATACAAACAAGCCAAAATTCTACGCGCTTTCCATGTTCCCTTACCCATCTGGTAGCTTGCACATGGGTCACGTTCGTAACTATACAATTACAGATGTGATTGCCCGCCTCAAACGGATGCAAGGGTATCGGGTATTACATCCAATGGGTTGGGATGCCTTCGGACTACCAGCAGAAAACGCCGCCATTGATAGAGGTGTACCCCCTGCTAAATGGACATATCAAAATATTGCCCAAATGCGGCAACAATTACAACGTCTGGGTTTATCCTTAGATTGGGAAACTGAACTTGCTACCTGTTCCCCCGATTATTACAAATGGACACAGTGGATTTTTCTGCAATTTTTACAAGCCGGTTTAGCTTACCAAAGAGAAGCCGCAGTGAATTGGGACCCCATTGACCAAACTGTATTAGCAAACGAACAAGTTGATAACGAAGGACGTTCTTGGCGCAGTGGGGCAATAGTAGAACGTAAATTACTACGTCAATGGTTTTTTAAGATTACCGACTACGCCGAAGAATTATTAAATGACTTAGATAAACTCACAGGTTGGCCGGAACGAGTTAAATTAATGCAAGCCAACTGGATAGGAAAATCCACAGGTGCTTATTTAGAATTTCCTATTGTCGGCTTAGATGAAAAAATCGGCGTTTATACTACCCGTCCCGATACCATTTATGGTGTGAGTTACGTTGTTTTAGCCCCAGAACACCCCTTAACTCAGGTT is a window encoding:
- a CDS encoding Uma2 family endonuclease encodes the protein MVQSTLKLITSDEFITQYGDSYPYELIDGELIEMEPTGPHEQVSSFIGRKLNVEIDHYDLPYFIPHRCLIKLLGTNTAFRPDVIILDQTQLINEPLWQQEPVITSGKSIKLIAEVVSTNWQNDYARKVEDYALLAIPEYWIVDYLGIGGREYIGKTKQPTITICTLVEDEYQKRLFQNNDKLVSSIFPNLQLTAKQVFTSVCAIT